The Sesamum indicum cultivar Zhongzhi No. 13 linkage group LG2, S_indicum_v1.0, whole genome shotgun sequence genome contains a region encoding:
- the LOC105156569 gene encoding uncharacterized protein LOC105156569, with translation MEFFKKSKAVRLKSHLNKYLIADDDQISTRQSRNGAARRARWLVELVDTNPHVVRLKSCYGRYLTASREPFLLGMTGHKVLQTVPENHTKDLTIEWQPVRDGFQVKLKALGGTFLRANGGTPPWRNSVTHDSPHAAATHDWVVWDVEAVEVPEDEAAADYWSMVSSFSSISDEISGLEFGFGSPVSVRSSFSGSESPSPRWFMSMKKSPLVSTPRTTAMDVFRTAKAVQDEESVAQDRNGSTKSAKWTVEFVDYCDTIIRLKSCYGKYLTASNQPFLFGMTGRKVLQTLPKRLDSSLEWEPIRESGAVKLKTRYGQFLRANTGLPPWRNSVTHDIPHRTKTQDWVCWEVHVVEILDAPGPKSAPPEVAPKPAPPAVAGKEDSFASESSSPTTSHSSKSVSFSRQESSDSLATSPPKGSDGRLIYFHLANEYGEINEGFEELCITFKGNEVKELTKRLEGELGISGLTVCSRSPLNGKLYPLRLQLPPNNSTLHVIVVPPSSKVSQDSETTGTPL, from the exons ATGGAGTTCTTCAAGAAATCAAAGGCTGTGAGGCTGAAAAGCCACTTGAACAAGTACTTAATCGCCGACGACGATCAAATCTCCACCCGCCAGAGCAGGAACGGCGCCGCCAGGAGGGCACGGTGGCTGGTGGAGCTCGTCGACACCAACCCCCACGTCGTCCGCCTTAAAAGCTGTTACGGCCGCTACCTCACCGCCTCCCGCGAGCCCTTCTTGCTAGGCATGACGGGCCACAAAGTACTCCAAACTGTGCCTGAAAACCACACAAAGGATTTGACGATCGAGTGGCAGCCCGTTAGGGACGGTTTTCAGGTGAAGCTAAAAGCTTTGGGCGGAACGTTTTTGAGAGCCAACGGCGGGACGCCGCCCTGGAGGAACTCGGTGACGCATGATAGCCCGCACGCTGCCGCGACACATGATTGGGTTGTGTGGGATGTGGAGGCGGTGGAGGTGCCGGAGGATGAGGCTGCGGCGGATTACTGGTCGATGGTTTCGAGCTTTTCATCAATTTCAGATGAGATATCGGGTCTAGAGTTCGGGTTCGGGTCTCCGGTTTCCGTCCGGTCTAGTTTCTCCGGTTCGGAGTCGCCTTCGCCTAGGTGGTTCATGTCTATGAAGAAG AGCCCTTTGGTTTCAACCCCTAGAACAACAGCCATGGACGTGTTCAGGACTGCCAAGGCTGTCCAAGACGAGGAATCCGTCGCCCAAGATCGCAATGGATCCACTAAATCCGCCAAATGGACCGTTGAATTCGTGGATTACTGCGACACCATCATCCGTCTCAAGAGTTGCTATGGCAAGTACTTGACAGCGTCTAACCAGCCATTTCTCTTCGGCATGACGGGGCGTAAAGTGTTGCAGACGCTGCCGAAAAGGCTAGATAGCTCCCTCGAATGGGAGCCGATCAGAGAAAGCGGCGCCGTGAAGTTGAAGACGAGGTATGGGCAGTTTCTTAGGGCGAATACGGGTCTACCGCCGTGGAGGAATTCGGTGACGCATGATATTCCGCATCGGACGAAAACGCAGGACTGGGTTTGCTGGGAGGTTCATGTGGTCGAGATACTGGATGCGCCGGGGCCGAAATCGGCACCGCCGGAAGTGGCTCCGAAACCGGCACCGCCGGCTGTGGCGGGGAAGGAGGATTCTTTTGCGTCGGAATCTAGCTCCCCGACCACCAGCCATTCATCGAAATCTGTTAGCTTTTCTAGACAAGAg TCCAGTGATTCTTTAGCTACTTCACCGCCAAAGGGAAGTGATGGGAGGTTAATTTATTTCCATCTAGCCAATGAATATGGGGAAATCAACGAGGGGTTTGAGGAGCTGTGCATTACATTCAAGGGCAACGAAGTGAAAGAATTGACAAAGAGGCTGGAGGGGGAGTTAGGAATTTCTGGTCTCACTGTATGCTCACGAAGTCCATTGAATGGGAAGCTTTATCCTCTCCGTCTGCAGCTTCCTCCTAATAATTCAACCTTGCATGTTATTGTGGTTCCACCATCATCAAAAG TGAGTCAAGATTCGGAAACAACAGGAACACCGCTGTAA
- the LOC105156571 gene encoding DNA damage-repair/toleration protein DRT100 has protein sequence MSSEIVWFVAVLALIAAGESTKSVGGTCHTNDLKGLRSFKAGIHSDDSGRIDKWIGNSCCDWDGISCNNITGRVTQINLPGFITTDDAPLQSYMYGSISPSITLLSNLEVVDLSGLVGLTGKIPSLIGFHLPGLRKLSLWGNHIKGPLPESIGKLSKLEELCLNENSLSGSLPANLGNLKALRRLDLHSNRFSGAIPESISNLTSLKSLSLQNNLLTGDIPVNIGDLQALKELDLSNNSLTGRIPSSITKLKAISIIYLNDNQLVGEIPTILGPDQMPCLGFLRLNDNRLTGRIPYSFGYLSSLQRVSLANNVLEGQIPSSLGDLRSLTELYLNGNKLSGQLPSSISLLPQLLMLTLSNNMIEGPLPHRMASLGSLQMLDLSFNRLNLSTIPKWLLKLPSLSRIYLADCKIQGELPEDLQATPSALQELDLSANHLTGKIPEWIGSLTELYSLNLSVNFLAGEIPSSVTKLASLGVLDLHSNKLSGSLQWVFQVESRFTTGGSLAFLDLSDNNFTSGIEQIGMGTQLEIQHINLSHNFIEGRLPDSIGRLETMKSLDLSCNNLDSALPPLLANASSLETLKLQKNHFTGKIPSEFLKLRKLKELDLSDNFLEGKIPFGRPLTNFPRGSYSGNKGLCGVPLDPCRP, from the coding sequence ATGAGCTCTGAGATTGTATGGTTTGTAGCAGTTTTAGCTCTCATTGCAGCCGGAGAGAGCACCAAAAGTGTTGGAGGAACATGCCATACCAATGACCTCAAAGGCCTGAGAAGTTTCAAGGCAGGGATTCACTCGGACGACTCCGGCCGGATTGACAAGTGGATTGGCAATAGCTGCTGCGACTGGGATGGGATTTCTTGCAACAACATAACTGGTAGAGTGACACAGATCAATCTCCCAGGTTTTATCACTACAGATGATGCTCCTCTCCAGTCTTACATGTATGGCTCGATATCGCCCTCAATAACACTTCTGAGCAATCTTGAAGTTGTTGATCTATCTGGGCTTGTCGGCTTAACAGGAAAGATCCCTTCATTGATTGGTTTTCATCTTCCGGGGCTCAGAAAACTCTCCTTGTGGGGCAATCACATTAAGGGTCCATTGCCAGAGAGCATCGGTAAGCTGTCTAAACTTGAAGAGTTATGTCTAAATGAAAACAGCTTGAGTGGTTCTCTACCTGCAAATCTTGGGAATCTTAAAGCTTTGAGAAGGTTGGATTTACATTCAAATAGGTTTTCAGGTGCAATACCTGAGTCTATATCAAACTTGACTAGCCTGAAAAGTCTCAGCCTGCAGAATAACCTTCTCACTGGAGATATACCTGTTAATATTGGTGATCTGCAGGCGTTGAAAGAGCTTGATCTGTCGAACAATTCGTTAACTGGAAGAATCCCTTCTTCAATAACTAAGCTAAAAGCTATTTCAATTATCTACCTGAACGACAATCAGCTTGTTGGGGAGATACCCACCATTTTAGGCCCTGATCAAATGCCTTGTCTAGGTTTCTTGAGGCTCAACGATAACCGGCTGACAGGAAGAATACCTTACTCTTTTGGTTACCTGAGTTCTCTGCAAAGAGTTTCCTTAGCAAACAATGTGCTCGAGGGACAAATTCCGTCCAGTTTAGGTGATCTAAGATCTCTGACGGAATTATACCTGAATGGCAACAAGTTATCAGGCCAACTACCAAGTTCAATAAGTCTGCTTCCGCAGCTTCTTATGTTAACACTTTCCAACAACATGATTGAAGGACCACTGCCCCATCGGATGGCTTCACTTGGAAGTCTTCAAATGCTTGATCTTTCATTCAATCGGCTAAACCTTTCCACCATCCCTAAGTGGCTCCTGAAATTGCCATCACTGTCTAGGATTTACTTGGCAGACTGCAAAATCCAGGGTGAATTACCGGAGGATTTACAAGCCACTCCAAGTGCACTACAAGAGCTGGATTTATCAGCCAACCATCTGACCGGCAAAATACCAGAATGGATTGGGAGCTTAACGGAACTCTACTCATTGAACTTATCAGTTAACTTTCTTGCCGGTGAGATCCCTAGTTCAGTCACAAAGTTAGCAAGCCTGGGGGTTCTAGACCTTCACTCCAACAAATTATCAGGTTCTTTACAATGGGTTTTTCAGGTGGAAAGCAGATTTACTACTGGCGGATCATTGGCATTTCTTGACCTTTCAGATAATAACTTCACAAGTGGTATTGAGCAAATCGGTATGGGGACTCAACTTGAGATCCAGCACATTAATTTGTCGCACAACTTCATTGAAGGTAGATTACCTGATTCCATCGGGAGATTAGAAACAATGAAGAGCCTGGATTTGAGTTGCAATAACTTAGACTCCGCACTGCCGCCATTGTTGGCAAATGCAAGCTCCCTGGAGACTTTGAAGCTGcagaaaaatcattttacGGGGAAAATACCAAGTGAATTTCTGAAGCTGAGAAAGTTGAAGGAGCTGGACCTCTCGGATAACTTCCTTGAGGGAAAAATACCTTTTGGAAGGCCTCTGACCAATTTCCCAAGAGGCTCTTACTCAGGAAACAAAGGTTTGTGTGGTGTACCTCTGGACCCCTGTAGGCCTTAA
- the LOC105156572 gene encoding uncharacterized protein LOC105156572 → MYVNLFFSSHSKYTTFLFLGSVSLSLSLSLSLSCWRRIQAKREMGACVSRPDNCVGGKFRGARRKKNRKRRKASLKKRVPSHLSDRSSDIVEKFASLPVDHPFNNPTFHGSSEEAWFDSAAVLESDWSDEDFQSIPDDVISVSGCDGTSVSGSVEHLENSSSANSLSGAARSSVHPSDYDFKVKSDEPINGKKPVFVDEISCSAGGDDGLLNNCGILPNNCLPCLASTVPIEKRQSLSSSPPSMRKKAAVKLPFKWKEGNPTANFLSSKPLLQRPIAGSQVPFCPLGKRVPDSWSDVQPGTFRVRGVNYLRDKRKEFAPNCAAYYPFGLDVFLSQRKIHHIGRFVELPLINSLGKLPPILVVNVQIPLYPAAIFQGETDGEGISFVLYFKLSESFAKDLPAHFQENIKRLIDDEVEKVKGFRTDTVVPFRERLKILGRVVNVDDLPMSAAERKLMHAYNEKPVLSRPQHEFYAGENYFEIDLDMHRFSYISRKGFETFLDRLKLCVLDFGLTIQDNKAEELPEQILCCIRLNEIDYVNYQQLGFCEETLE, encoded by the exons ATGTATGTGAACCTGTTTTTCTCATCTCATTCTAAATATACTACTTTTCTCTTCTTGGGGtcggtctctctctctctctccctctccctctccctctcttgTTGGAGGAGAATTCAAGCGAAAAGAGAGATGGGGGCATGCGTTTCCCGTCCGGATAACTGCGTGGGAGGTAAATTCAGAGGTGcaagaaggaagaagaatagaaagagaagaaaggcTTCCTTGAAGAAGAGGGTCCCTTCTCATTTGTCTGATCGATCTTCCGATATAGTTGAAAAGTTTGCGTCTTTGCCTGTGGATCATCCCTTCAACAATCCCACTTTTCATG GAAGTTCTGAGGAAGCATGGTTCGATTCTGCTGCTGTTCTTGAATCTGATTGGAGCGATGAAGATTTCCAGAGTATTCCGGATG ATGTGATCTCTGTAAGCGGTTGTGATGGAACATCCGTATCAGGTTCTGTTGAACATCTTGAGAACTCATCCTCTGCGAATTCTCTCAGTGGAGCAGCTAGAAGCTCAGTTCACCCGAGCGATTATGATTTTAAAGTGAAATCTGATGAACCGATAAATGGGAAGAAGCCTGTATTTGTTGATGAAATCTCCTGCTCTGCTGGAGGTGATGACGGCTTATTGAACAATTGTGGGATTCTTCCGAATAACTGTTTGCCTTGTCTAGCTTCGACTGTTCCCATTGAGAAGAGACAATCCCTGAGCTCTAGCCCTCCAAGTATGAGGAAAAAGGCTGCGGTGAAACTGCCATTCAAATGGAAGGAAGGAAATCCTACAGCCAATTTTC TTTCTTCGAAGCCGCTCTTGCAAAGACCTATAGCTGGTTCTCAAGTGCCATTCTGTCCCTTAGGGAAGAGAGTTCCTGATAGTTGGTCAGACGTTCAGCCGGGGACTTTCAGAGTTAGGGGAGTGAATTATTTAAG GGATAAAAGGAAGGAGTTTGCTCCAAATTGTGCCGCGTATTATCCCTTTGGTCTTGATGTATTTTTATCTCAGAGAAAGATTCATCACATTGGTCGATTTGTGGAACTTCCTTTGATTAATTCTTTGGGGAAACTTCCACCCATTCTTGTTGTAAATGTTCAG ATACCACTATATCCTGCAGCAATTTTTCAGGGTGAAACAGATGGGGAAGGAATAAgctttgttttgtattttaagcTTTCTGAAAGCTTTGCCAAGGACCTTCCAGcccattttcaagaaaacattAAG AGGTTAATTGATGATGAAgtagaaaaagtaaaagggTTTCGCACAGACACAGTTGTACCCTTCAGAGAAAGGTTAAAGATATTGGGTCGTGTGGTGAATGTGGATGACCTTCCTATGAGTGCTGCAGAGAGGAAGCTCATGCATGCCTACAACGAGAAACCTGTGCTTTCCCGTCCTCAACACGAATTCTATGCT ggtgaaaattattttgaaatcgATTTGGATATGCATAGATTCAGCTACATTTCCAGAAAGGGTTTTGAAACATTCTTGGATAGGCTAAAGCTGTGTGTCTTGGATTTTGGATTAACAATTCAG GATAACAAAGCTGAAGAGTTGCCAGAGCAGATTTTGTGTTGTATACGGCTAAATGAAATCGATTATGTGAATTATCAACAACTTGGGTTTTGTGAAGAAACCCTTGAATAG
- the LOC105156573 gene encoding transcription factor bHLH79-like produces the protein MDPQGTAMMNDGGGVYNFAEIWPGFQMNGNATSYNLGLDPMVMDQRSNHSPPNHNSRKRRDEDEHCAKGGGGASTSNSNDCNNNNTVMSEVDGKRLKAVGSNENDENKVKEEGDSGKAAEQPAKPTEPPKQDYIHVRARRGQATDSHSLAERARREKISERMKILQDLVPGCNKVIGKALVLDEIINYIQSLQRQVEFLSMKLETVNARGGIDGYPSKEFTQQTFETPGMAFGSQSTREYDRGSSPEWLHMQIGGGFERTS, from the exons ATGGATCCTCAAGGGACGGCGATGATGAATGACGGAGGAGGAGTTTATAACTTTGCGGAGATCTGGCCGGGTTTCCAGATGAATGGCAATGCGACGTCGTACAACTTGGGCTTGGATCCGATGGTGATGGACCAGAGATCGAACCACAGCCCTCCCAATCATAATTCCAGGAAGCGACGAGATGAAGATGAGCACTGCGCTAAGGGCGGAGGCGGAGCTTCCACTAGCAACAGCAATGACtgcaacaacaacaatacTGTTATG AGTGAAGTTGATGGTAAAAGGCTCAAAGCAGTTGGATCGAATgagaatgatgaaaataaagtaaaagagGAAGGGGATTCAGGCAAGGCAGCAGAGCAACCAGCAAAACCAACTGAACCGCCGAAGCAAGACTACATCCATGTTCGTGCCAGAAGGGGTCAAGCTACTGATAGTCATAGTTTAGCAGAAAGA GCTAGGAGAGAAAAGATAAGCGAGAGGATGAAAATTCTCCAAGATTTAGTACCTGGCTGTAATAAA GTTATTGGGAAAGCTCTAGTGCTTGatgagattattaattatatacagtCATTACAACGTCAGGTCGAG TTTCTCTCAATGAAGCTTGAAACAGTAAATGCAAGAGGGGGCATTGACGGATATCCTTCAAAAGAA TTTACTCAACAGACTTTTGAAACTCCTGGCATGGCATTTGGTTCCCAGAGTACACGTGAATACGATAGGGGCTCCTCACCAGAATGGCTACATATGCAGATTGGTGGCGGCTTTGAACGGACATCTTGA
- the LOC105156574 gene encoding phospholipid-transporting ATPase 3 yields MAGWRGSRGGGDRAGEHISSSRSIRLGKVQPQAPGHRTVFCNDREANALARFKGNSVSTTKYDVITFLPKGLFEQFRRVANLYFLMISILSCTPVSPVSPVTNVLPLALVLLVSLIKEAWEDWKRFQNDMAINNSTVEVLQDQKWVFTPWKKLQVGDIVKVKQDGFFPADLLFLASTNPDGVCYIETANLDGETNLKIRKALEKTWDYVAPEKVSEFKGEVQCEQPNNSLYTFTGNLIISKQTLPLSPNQLLLRGCSLRNTDYIVGAVIFTGHETKVMMNSMKIPSKRSTLEKKLDKLILTLFTVLFCMCLLGAIGSGIFINRKYYYLRFDKSEKQFDPDNRVVVGILTFFTLITLYSPIIPISLYVSVEMIKFIQSTQFINNDLRMYHAESNTPALARTSNLNEELGQVEYIFSDKTGTLTRNLMEFFKCSIGGEIYGTGVSEIEMGTAQRTGVKVEVQKQSNVVREKGFNFDDARLMRGAWRNEPNSDSCKEFFRCLAICHTVLPEGEETPEKIRYQAASPDEAALVTAAKNFGFFFYKRSPTTISVRESHVDKMGKVQDVQYEILNVLEFNSTRKRQSVVCRYPDGRLVLYCKGADTVIYERLADHGNELKSATREHLEQFGASGLRTLCLAYRNLSPDVYENWNDRYIQAKSALNDREKKLDEVAELIEKDLILIGATAIEDKLQEGVPACIETLSRAGIKIWVLTGDKMETAINIAYACKLINNNMKQFIISCETDVIREVEDKGDPVELARFMKETVKNELKKCQEEAQQYLHSVSRPKLALVIDGKCLMYALDPSLRVTLLNVSLNCSAVVCCRVSPLQKAQVTSLVRKGANRITLSIGDGANDVSMIQAAHVGVGISGQEGMQAVMASDFAIAQFRFLTELLLVHGRWSYLRICKVVTYFFYKNLTFTLTQFWFTFQTGFSGQRFYDDWFQSLYNVIFTALPVIIIGLFDKDVNASLSKKYPELYKEGIRNVFFKWRVVATWAFFAIYQSLVLYHLVVASSSRAVNSAGKMFGVWDVSTMAFTCVVITVNLRLLMMCNNITRWHHISVGGSILAWFIFVFIYSGFVLPKAQENIYFVIYVLMSTFYFYFTLLLVPVAALFGDFVYLGVQRWFFPYDYQIVQEIHRHEADNSRIGLLEIGNNDLTPDEARSYAIMQLPGQKSRHTGFAFDSPGYESFFASQAGVYVPQKAWDVARRASMKSSWSKTTRKN; encoded by the exons ATGGCCGGATGGAGGGGATCTAGAGGCGGCGGCGACCGGGCGGGAGAGCACATCTCTTCGTCTCGATCTATTCGTCTCGGAAAGGTCCAGCCGCAGGCGCCAGGTCATAGGACGGTGTTTTGTAATGATCGTGAAGCCAACGCCCTCGCAAGATTCAAG GGTAATTCTGTATCAACAACGAAGTATGATGTCATTACATTTTTACCTAAGGGGCTATTTGAGCAG TTCAGGCGGGTGGCGAACCTTTATTTTCTCATGATCTCAATCTTGTCATGCACCCCGGTCAG TCCTGTAAGTCCAGTTACAAATGTGCTTCCGCTGGCACTGGTGCTTCTTGTGTCTCTCATAAAGGAAGCATGGGAGGACTGG AAACGGTTTCAAAATGACATGGCGATCAATAATTCAACCGTTGAAGTGTTGCAAGATCAGAAGTGGGTATTTACCCCTTGGAAGAAGCTGCAGGTTGGAGATATTGTCAAA GTAAAGCAGGATGGATTCTTTCCAGCTGATTTACTATTCCTTGCCAGCACAAACCCTGATGGTGTCTGCTACATTGAG aCCGCAAATCTGGATGGTGAAACTAATTTGAAGATACGGAAAGCATTGGAAAAGACTTGGGATTATGTGGCCCCAGAGAAAGTTTCTGAATTCAAAG GAGAAGTACAATGTGAGCAACCAAATAATTCGCTGTACACCTTTACTGGCAACTTGATCATCAGTAAACAAACTTTGCCTCTCAGTCCAAATCAACTTCTACTGCGG GGGTGTAGTCTGAGAAACACTGATTACATTGTTGGTGCTGTCATTTTTACTGGGCATGAGACAAAG GTTATGATGAACTCTATGAAAATTCCTTCCAAAAGAAGCACATTGGAAAAGAAACTTGACAAGCTTATTCTTACCCTTTTTACTGTTCTTTTCTGCATGTGTCTCTTGGGTGCCATTGGCAG TGGGATATTCATAAACCGGAAGTACTATTATTTGCGGTTTGACAAATCAGAGAAACAGTTTGATCCTGACAACAGAGTTGTG GTTGGGATCTTGACATTTTTTACACTTATAACTCTCTATTCACCAATCATTCCCATCTCCCTCTATGTTTCTGTCGAG ATgatcaaatttattcaatcCACTCAATTCATCAACAATGACTTGCGCATGTACCATGCTGAGAGCAATACCCCTGCATTGGCACGAACATCTAACTTAAATGAGGAACTTGGACAG GTGGAGTATATTTTCTCTGACAAAACTGGCACTTTGACAAGAAACTTGatggaatttttcaaatgttcGATTGGAGGAGAGATATATGGTACTGGTGTCAGTGAAATAGAGATGGGAACAGCTCAAAGGACTGGAGTAAAAGTTGAG GTTCAGAAGCAGTCCAACGTAGTGCGTGAAAAGGGTTTCAACTTCGATGATGCACGTCTTATGAGGGGTGCTTGGAGGAATGAACCTAATTCTGACTCTTGCAAA GAATTCTTTAGGTGCCTTGCAATATGTCATACTGTGCTTCCTGAAGGCGAGGAGACCCCTGAAAAGATTCGTTATCAAGCTGCATCCCCTGATGAGGCTGCTTTAGTTACTGCAGCAAAAAATTTTGGCTTCTTTTTCTACAA ACGTTCACCCACAACAATTTCTGTTCGTGAGTCACATGTTGATAAGATGGGAAAGGTTCAGGATGTtcaatatgaaattttgaatgtcCTTGAGTTTAACAG CACGAGGAAGCGCCAATCTGTTGTATGTCGCTATCCAGATGGTAGACTTGTGCTCTACTGCAAG GGTGCGGATACAGTAATATATGAAAGGTTGGCGGATCATGGCAATGAGTTGAAAAGTGCAACTAGGGAGCACTTGGAGCAATTTGGAGCTTCTGGACTGCGTACTCTTTGCCTGGCTTATAGAAATCTGAGTCCTGATGTATACGAAAATTGGAATGATAGATACATTCAGGCAAAATCTGCTCTCAATGATAGGGAGAAGAAATTGGACGAG GTTGCAGAACTTATTGAGAAGGATCTTATTTTGATTGGAGCTACTGCTATTGAAGACAAGCTTCAGGAAGGAGTGCCTGCATGCATAGAGACCCTCTCTCGAGCTGGAATTAAGATTTGGGTGCTAACCGGAGACAAAATGGAAACAGCAATAAATATTGCTTATG CATGcaagttaataaataacaacatGAAGCAATTTATAATCAGCTGCGAAACTGATGTTATTAGAGAAGTTGAAGATAAG GGTGATCCTGTGGAGCTCGCTCGCTTTATGAAAGAAACAGTGAAGAATGAGCTAAAAAAATGTCAGGAGGAAGCACAACAGTATCTTCATTCTGTATCCAGACCAAAATTAGCACTTGTGATTGATGGGAAGTGTTTGATGTATGCATTGGACCCCAGTCTACGGGTAACACTTCTGAATGTGAGCTTGAATTGCAGTGCAGTGGTTTGTTGTCGAGTTTCACCACTACAGAAGGCACAG GTTACCAGCCTAGTTAGAAAGGGTGCAAACAGGATTACCCTTAGTATTGGTGATGGTGCTAATGATGTTAGCATGATTCAGGCTGCTCATGTTGGTGTTGGAATAAGTGGGCAGGAAGGTATGCAAGCAGTGATGGCCAGTGATTTTGCCATTGCACAATTCCGCTTTCTGACAGAGTTACTCCTTGTGCATGGTCGGTGGTCATATCTTAGAATATGCAAG GTTGTGACATATTTCTTCTACAAGAACTTGACATTCACCCTCACTCAATTTTGGTTCACCTTCCAAACTGGATTTTCTGGTCAAAGGTTCTATGATGATTGGTTTCAGTCTCTCTATAATGTAATCTTTACAGCCCTGCCTGTGATAATTATTGGACTTTTTGACAAG GATGTTAATGCTAGCCTTTCGAAGAAGTATCCTGAGTTGTACAAGGAAGGAATAAGAAATGTCTTTTTCAAATGGAGAGTTGTGGCAACATGGGCTTTCTTTGCAATTTATCAGTCACTGGTTTTATATCATCTTGTTGTTGCTTCAAGTAGCAGAGCCGTCAACTCAGCTGGAAAGATGTTTGGTGTGTGGGATGTTAGTACAATGGCTTTCACTTGTGTTGTCATCACTGTCAACTTGCGCCTGCTGATGATGTGTAACAATATTACTAGATGGCATCACATCAGTGTTGGAGGAAGCATATTGGCATGGttcatatttgttttcatttactCGGGCTTCGTCTTACCGAAAGCGCAG GAGAATATCTATTTCGTCATTTATGTCCTGATGAGTACATTTTATTTCTACTTCACTCTTCTTCTTGTCCCTGTTGCAGCACTCTTTGGTGACTTTGTATACCTGGG GGTTCAGCGCTGGTTCTTCCCGTATGATTACCAGATCGTTCAGGAAATTCACAGGCATGAGGCAGATAATAGCAGGATCGGATTACTTGAAATCGGAAACAATGATCTCACCCCAGATGAGGCGCGGAGCTATGCTATAATGCAACTTCCTGGACAGAAGTCAAGGCACACGGGTTTTGCTTTCGATTCGCCTGGTTATGAGTCCTTTTTTGCATCACAGGCTGGTGTTTATGTACCACAAAAAGCATGGGATGTGGCTAGGAGAGCCAGCATGAAGAGTAGTTGGTCCAAGACGACACGAAAGAATTGA
- the LOC105156763 gene encoding CLAVATA3/ESR (CLE)-related protein 25-like gives MSSSSKMLKVLLRLLVLVGVFRFLIVAAATEGGGGRRVKDDDVIRGRENEMKAVSKFDLNYSTKRKVPNGPDPIHNRRAGSSRQPPGQAQNGTTATTNRSKISGEN, from the exons ATGAGCAGTAGCAGCAAGATGCTGAAGGTGTTGTTGCGGCTGCTGGTGTTGGTGGGAGTGTTTCGGTTCTTGATTGTTGCTGCTGCTActgaaggaggaggaggaagaagagtgAAGGATGATGATGTAATTAGGGGAAGAGAGAATGAAATGAAGGCTGTTTCAAAGTTTGATCTCAACTACAGTACCAAAAGAAAGGTTCCCAATGGACCTGACCCCATCCATAACAG AAGAGCTGGTAGCTCTCGTCAACCACCGGGCCAAGCTCAAAATGGCACCACCGCCACCACCAACCGATCAAAGATTTCAGGAGAAAATTAA